From Saccharibacillus brassicae:
TTTGCAGCTTGAACGCTTCCGTCGACAGCAGGCCGATCGTCTCCGCCCGCGTCTCCGCGCCTTTGCGCGGCGCTCCGGTACGCAGATCCCAATACATCAGGCCGATCGCTTCGTTGTAACTTCCGATTTTGGACACCAATTCGCGAAACCCGTTCCATTTTTCCTGCAGCTGCTGTTCCATCCGGATGCTTCACCTCGTGAGTTTGATAGTTTCATAAAAATGGTAAACATAAGCATTCTCCCTCTTGATCATACTTTTTGACGGGCGTATAATCAATATCAAGAAAAGGTTTTGCAAAATACAATTTATCAAAAGGAGTGTTATCCATGTCCTTCTCCCTCTCCATGAAAGTGTCTCCCGAAGCCGCCGCTTTGCTGCAATCGAAATTCGGCGGCCATCCCGGCTTTATCCGCCTCGCTTACGATAACGAAGGCTGCGGCTGTTCGCTGAGCGGCGCCATCGCGCTGTGGATCGTGGACAAGGCGGAAGCGTCGGATCTCTCCGTTTCTTCGGACAGCGGTCTGGACTTTATCGTGAACCGCAGCGACGCCGTCTATTTCGACGAGAGACTGTCCATCACGATCAGCGGCTTCGACAAAACGTCGGTGCGCCTCGCGAGCGACGGTCAATCGTACGGCTCCAGCATCCCGATCCAGGACCGCCGCACGGAAGCACAAATCCGCGCCTGAACGCTTGACGCCGACGT
This genomic window contains:
- a CDS encoding iron-sulfur cluster biosynthesis family protein — encoded protein: MSFSLSMKVSPEAAALLQSKFGGHPGFIRLAYDNEGCGCSLSGAIALWIVDKAEASDLSVSSDSGLDFIVNRSDAVYFDERLSITISGFDKTSVRLASDGQSYGSSIPIQDRRTEAQIRA